The Halichoerus grypus chromosome 15, mHalGry1.hap1.1, whole genome shotgun sequence genome includes a window with the following:
- the CD37 gene encoding leukocyte antigen CD37 isoform X2, whose amino-acid sequence MSAQDSCLSLIKYLLFVFNLFFFVLGSLIFCFGIWILIDKTSFVSFVGLSFVPLQIWSKALATSGILTMGLALLGCVGALKELRCLLGLYFGILLLLFATQITLGILISTQRMRLERRVKDIVMETIQNYRSRPEESVAEESWDYVQFQLRCCGWNSPRDWFNIPSLISNESEVHRVPCSCYNSSATNDSAVFDKLSFTQLSRLGPLARPRPSTDLCVVPANSNIYSEGCARSLQKWLHNNLISIVGICLGVGLLEVSVAGLSLLLLRWALRGERQLQVPGACDSSPGPGPSADGGGGRCGVLSSSGRSGGLWGCWGMADACPNWGDKSPQGKLPMALGPWPLWDQDEEQPETGSAGEEVEVEVELAAEAERETDEPPE is encoded by the exons ATGTCGGCCCAGGACAGCTGCCTCAGCCTCATCAAGTACCTCCTCTTCGTTTTCAACCTCTTCTTCTTC GTCCTAGGCAGCCTTATCTTCTGCTTTGGCATCTGGATACTCATTGACAAGACCAGCTTCGTGTCCTTTGTAG GCTTGTCCTTCGTGCCCCTGCAGATCTGGTCCAAAGCCCTGGCCACCTCGGGAATTCTCACCATGGGCCTTGCCCTCCTGGGCTGTGTGGGGGCCCTGAAGGAGCTCCGCTGCCTCCTGGGCCTG TATTTTGGGATACTGCTGCTCCTGTTTGCCACGCAGATCACCCTGGGAATCCTCATCTCCACTCAGCGGATGCGG CTGGAACGGAGGGTGAAGGACATCGTGATGGAGACAATCCAAAACTACCGCTCGCGTCCGGAGGAGTCGGTGGCGGAGGAGAGTTGGGACTACGTGCAGTTCCAG CTGCGCTGCTGCGGCTGGAACTCTCCTCGGGACTGGTTCAATATCCCCAGCCTCATCAGCAACGAGTCGGAGGTGCATCGCGTGCCCTGCTCCTGCTATAATTCATCAGCGACCAATGACTCCGCAGTCTTCGATAAGCTCTCCTTCACCCAGTTAAGCCGGCTCGGACCACTGGCGCGGCCCCGGCCCAGTACAGACCTTTGCGTGGTTCCTGCAAACAGCAATATCTACAGCGAG GGCTGCGCGCGGAGCCTCCAAAAGTGGTTGCACAACAACCTCATCTCCATAGTGGGCATTTGTCTGGGCGTCGGTCTACTTGAG GTGAGTGTAGCGGGGCTGAGCCTGCTACTACTGCGCTGGGCGCTCCGCGGGGAACGCCAGCTGCAGGTGCCGGGCGCCTGTGATTCGAGCCCCGGGCCTGGCCCGAGTGCTGACGGCGGCGGCGGGCGCTGTGGTGTACTGAGCAGCAGCGGGCGTAGCGGCGGTCTGTGGGGTTGCTGGGGCATGGCGGATGCCTGTCCCAACTGGGGGGACAAGTCCCCACAGGGCAAGCTGCCCATGGCCCTGGGGCCCTGGCCGCTTTGGGATCAAGACGAGGAACAACCTGAGACCGGGAGCGCGGGCGAGGAGGTGGAGGTCGAGGTGGAATTAGCGGCCGAGGCAGAGAGGGAGACCGATGAGCCTCCGGAATAA
- the CD37 gene encoding leukocyte antigen CD37 isoform X3 produces METWEGLPSVSLVPTNSKAPQAKMSAQDSCLSLIKYLLFVFNLFFFVLGSLIFCFGIWILIDKTSFVSFVGLSFVPLQIWSKALATSGILTMGLALLGCVGALKELRCLLGLYFGILLLLFATQITLGILISTQRMRLERRVKDIVMETIQNYRSRPEESVAEESWDYVQFQLRCCGWNSPRDWFNIPSLISNESEVHRVPCSCYNSSATNDSAVFDKLSFTQLSRLGPLARPRPSTDLCVVPANSNIYSEGCARSLQKWLHNNLISIVGICLGVGLLELSFMTLSIFLCRNLDQVYDRLARYR; encoded by the exons ATGGAGACCTGGGAGGGACTACCCAGCGTGTCCTTGGTGCCCACAAATTCCAAGGCCCCTCAG GCGAAGATGTCGGCCCAGGACAGCTGCCTCAGCCTCATCAAGTACCTCCTCTTCGTTTTCAACCTCTTCTTCTTC GTCCTAGGCAGCCTTATCTTCTGCTTTGGCATCTGGATACTCATTGACAAGACCAGCTTCGTGTCCTTTGTAG GCTTGTCCTTCGTGCCCCTGCAGATCTGGTCCAAAGCCCTGGCCACCTCGGGAATTCTCACCATGGGCCTTGCCCTCCTGGGCTGTGTGGGGGCCCTGAAGGAGCTCCGCTGCCTCCTGGGCCTG TATTTTGGGATACTGCTGCTCCTGTTTGCCACGCAGATCACCCTGGGAATCCTCATCTCCACTCAGCGGATGCGG CTGGAACGGAGGGTGAAGGACATCGTGATGGAGACAATCCAAAACTACCGCTCGCGTCCGGAGGAGTCGGTGGCGGAGGAGAGTTGGGACTACGTGCAGTTCCAG CTGCGCTGCTGCGGCTGGAACTCTCCTCGGGACTGGTTCAATATCCCCAGCCTCATCAGCAACGAGTCGGAGGTGCATCGCGTGCCCTGCTCCTGCTATAATTCATCAGCGACCAATGACTCCGCAGTCTTCGATAAGCTCTCCTTCACCCAGTTAAGCCGGCTCGGACCACTGGCGCGGCCCCGGCCCAGTACAGACCTTTGCGTGGTTCCTGCAAACAGCAATATCTACAGCGAG GGCTGCGCGCGGAGCCTCCAAAAGTGGTTGCACAACAACCTCATCTCCATAGTGGGCATTTGTCTGGGCGTCGGTCTACTTGAG CTCAGCTTCATGACGCTCTCGATATTCCTGTGCAGAAACCTGGATCAAGTCTACGACCGGCTCGCTCGGTACCGctag
- the CD37 gene encoding leukocyte antigen CD37 isoform X1, producing the protein METWEGLPSVSLVPTNSKAPQAKMSAQDSCLSLIKYLLFVFNLFFFVLGSLIFCFGIWILIDKTSFVSFVGLSFVPLQIWSKALATSGILTMGLALLGCVGALKELRCLLGLYFGILLLLFATQITLGILISTQRMRLERRVKDIVMETIQNYRSRPEESVAEESWDYVQFQLRCCGWNSPRDWFNIPSLISNESEVHRVPCSCYNSSATNDSAVFDKLSFTQLSRLGPLARPRPSTDLCVVPANSNIYSEGCARSLQKWLHNNLISIVGICLGVGLLEVSVAGLSLLLLRWALRGERQLQVPGACDSSPGPGPSADGGGGRCGVLSSSGRSGGLWGCWGMADACPNWGDKSPQGKLPMALGPWPLWDQDEEQPETGSAGEEVEVEVELAAEAERETDEPPE; encoded by the exons ATGGAGACCTGGGAGGGACTACCCAGCGTGTCCTTGGTGCCCACAAATTCCAAGGCCCCTCAG GCGAAGATGTCGGCCCAGGACAGCTGCCTCAGCCTCATCAAGTACCTCCTCTTCGTTTTCAACCTCTTCTTCTTC GTCCTAGGCAGCCTTATCTTCTGCTTTGGCATCTGGATACTCATTGACAAGACCAGCTTCGTGTCCTTTGTAG GCTTGTCCTTCGTGCCCCTGCAGATCTGGTCCAAAGCCCTGGCCACCTCGGGAATTCTCACCATGGGCCTTGCCCTCCTGGGCTGTGTGGGGGCCCTGAAGGAGCTCCGCTGCCTCCTGGGCCTG TATTTTGGGATACTGCTGCTCCTGTTTGCCACGCAGATCACCCTGGGAATCCTCATCTCCACTCAGCGGATGCGG CTGGAACGGAGGGTGAAGGACATCGTGATGGAGACAATCCAAAACTACCGCTCGCGTCCGGAGGAGTCGGTGGCGGAGGAGAGTTGGGACTACGTGCAGTTCCAG CTGCGCTGCTGCGGCTGGAACTCTCCTCGGGACTGGTTCAATATCCCCAGCCTCATCAGCAACGAGTCGGAGGTGCATCGCGTGCCCTGCTCCTGCTATAATTCATCAGCGACCAATGACTCCGCAGTCTTCGATAAGCTCTCCTTCACCCAGTTAAGCCGGCTCGGACCACTGGCGCGGCCCCGGCCCAGTACAGACCTTTGCGTGGTTCCTGCAAACAGCAATATCTACAGCGAG GGCTGCGCGCGGAGCCTCCAAAAGTGGTTGCACAACAACCTCATCTCCATAGTGGGCATTTGTCTGGGCGTCGGTCTACTTGAG GTGAGTGTAGCGGGGCTGAGCCTGCTACTACTGCGCTGGGCGCTCCGCGGGGAACGCCAGCTGCAGGTGCCGGGCGCCTGTGATTCGAGCCCCGGGCCTGGCCCGAGTGCTGACGGCGGCGGCGGGCGCTGTGGTGTACTGAGCAGCAGCGGGCGTAGCGGCGGTCTGTGGGGTTGCTGGGGCATGGCGGATGCCTGTCCCAACTGGGGGGACAAGTCCCCACAGGGCAAGCTGCCCATGGCCCTGGGGCCCTGGCCGCTTTGGGATCAAGACGAGGAACAACCTGAGACCGGGAGCGCGGGCGAGGAGGTGGAGGTCGAGGTGGAATTAGCGGCCGAGGCAGAGAGGGAGACCGATGAGCCTCCGGAATAA